A single genomic interval of Deinococcus betulae harbors:
- a CDS encoding DUF4238 domain-containing protein, producing the protein MPDNKKHHYVPKFYLRNFATRLDLPSKKRVQIHQLDVNNLTWRYNIGLKDQCQSPYLYGKGPELENLLKDFEGEFASVFRTVISDGAKSLREPYIELYIRYFAILSLLRTPRQQRYLDDSLNNLVSQIVDNNYPEYKDQLRIQYDGFFHLAIGHLSHFAISLDGMRPILVHSRDAQFVTSDNPVIRHNQILRAYNKTHPCLGFLAKGLQIFIPLSPQYMIILFDEDAYKAKGEFFECSQEDIRLLNGLQVLNCDSSVYFRPKKLLNTLI; encoded by the coding sequence ATGCCCGACAATAAGAAACATCATTATGTCCCAAAATTCTATCTGAGGAACTTCGCTACCCGGCTTGACCTCCCTTCAAAAAAAAGAGTCCAAATTCATCAGCTAGATGTAAATAACTTAACATGGCGATATAATATAGGCCTCAAGGATCAATGTCAGTCCCCTTATCTCTATGGCAAAGGTCCTGAGCTTGAAAATCTATTGAAAGATTTTGAGGGTGAGTTCGCTTCTGTATTTCGAACCGTCATTAGTGATGGTGCTAAAAGTCTTCGTGAACCGTATATAGAATTGTACATAAGATATTTTGCAATTCTCTCACTTCTTCGCACTCCCAGACAACAGCGGTATCTTGATGATTCACTCAATAATCTAGTATCTCAAATTGTCGATAACAATTACCCTGAATACAAGGATCAATTAAGGATTCAGTACGATGGATTCTTTCACCTTGCAATCGGTCATCTGTCGCACTTTGCCATCTCGCTTGATGGAATGAGACCTATCTTAGTTCATTCAAGAGACGCTCAGTTCGTGACCAGCGACAATCCGGTTATCCGTCACAATCAGATTCTCCGTGCCTACAACAAAACCCACCCATGCCTAGGCTTTCTTGCAAAAGGCTTACAGATTTTTATCCCCTTGTCTCCTCAATATATGATCATTCTCTTTGACGAGGATGCCTATAAAGCAAAAGGGGAATTTTTCGAGTGTTCTCAGGAAGATATTAGGCTTCTCAACGGTCTTCAGGTTCTCAATTGCGATAGCTCAGTATATTTTCGTCCAAAGAAGCTATTAAACACATTGATTTGA